The sequence CTTTGACAAGCGGCGAGCACCATCACAAGCAGGATGATTGGAAATAATTTTTTCATTCTTTTACTTTTTGAGATTGATAATATGTTTCTAATAATTCTTTTGCTGCAACAAACGAGCTCAACTCTTCATTCAATACCTGTCCTTCAAAATTTCCGAGTATTTCTTTGATCTTGGGGTTTTGGTAGAAGTTCGATTTCAGCTGATCATTAATCGTTTCGTACATCCAGAACTTCGACTGTTCGCTTCGCTTAAACTGAAAGTAACCGTTCTGATTGACGTGGCTAAGATAATCATTGATTGTTTTCCAAATCTTGTCGATTCCAATCTTTTTATAAGCCGAGCAAGTCAGTACCTTAGGCTTCCAGCCCGAATCGGTAGGCGGAAACAACTGCAAGGCACTCATGTACTGAACACGCGCCATTTCTGCCCGATCTACGTTGTCGCCGTCGGCCTTATTTATCGTGATGGCATCGGCCATTTCCATAATTCCACGTTTGATTCCCTGCAACTCATCTCCCGCTCCGGAAAGCATCAGCAACAAGAAAAAGTCGACCATGGAATGAACGACGGTTTCGCTTTGTCCAACCCCAACAGTCTCGATAAAAATGACATCGAAACCTGCAGCCTCGCAAAGAATAATGGTCTCGCGCGTTTTCCGGGCAACACCACCCAGCGAGCCCGCCGAAGGAGAAGGACGAATGTAAGCATTCGGGTCGATTGAGAGTTCTTCCATGCGGGTCTTGTCACCCAGGATACTTCCTTTCGACCGTTCGCTACTCGGGTCGATCGCCAAAACTGCCAGCTTGTGACCCAGCGAGGTAATATATTTACCGGTCGACTCAATAAAAGTACTCTTCCCAACCCCCGGCACACCTGTAATCCCGATTCTGATTGATTTTCCGCTGTATGGCAAACATTTCAGAATAATTTGCTGCGCAATTTTCTGGTGTTCCGGCTTCGAGCTTTCAACCAGCGTTACCGCCTTGCTCAAAATAGTCCGGTTACCTTCAAGAATTCCGGCTACATACTCCTCAACAGAAAGCTGATTTTTCCGTTTATTCTTCAGAAATCGCTGAATTGAGCTCTCATCAAACGAGTCGGGCTGTTCCACTCCACTATTCACATTCAAACCTTTGTAGGCCTCATCATTCTCTATATGGTGATGTTCGTGATCTCCTATCATCTTTCAAAATTTTTACGAGTTACGAAGGTAAAACTTCGCTGTAGATAAAAAAAACAAGCCGCTCCGAAATTGGAAGCGGCTCACATGATGATAAACTATTTCTCTTATCCGGCTGCCTGCACATTGGTGGAAATGCGCAAGATTGTTGTAGGATTCTTGGGATCGTTTGTAATTACAGTGATGGCCTTGTTCTGACGACCTCGTTTTCCTTTCGAATTGAATTCGACTTTCAACGGTACAGACTCGTTAGCTCCGATCACTTTTTTCTCCGGAGTCACCGCAGTACATCCGCAGGACGTTTTCACATTGCGAATGATCAAATCGCGCTGGCCGGTATTTTTCAAAGTGAAGACGCATTCCACTTTGTCGCCTTCCTTAATTTCGCCAAAATCGTGCGAATCTTCACTGAACGATGCTACAGGAGCGCTCGCCAATTCAGCAGGCGACAACGCTGAGAAGTCTTCCTCGATGGTTGCCGAAACACCTATCGAATTGCGATAATCCGCTTTTCCGTCAACATTCAAATAAATACGGTTCATCACAAATCCGTAAGTATGCACTTTTGAGGCGTCGTAACTCACAATGATATTGCCCTTCTCGTGTGGTTTCAAAGTTGATGGCTCAACCTTGACGGTAATATTTTCAGGTGGTGTTTTGAAATCCAGGGTAACGGCTGCATCCGAGTCGTTGATGATTTCAAGACTTTCCGTTTTCACTTCGTTTTCCTTGATATTTACAAAGGCGATGTGATTAGACATGGCACGCACCGGGCCAATTTCGCGCGGATACAACTCAGCGACTGTTTTTTCACGTTGTTCCACGTTACCTTTAATTCTCAGAATCGTTCTTGGAACTTCACCGTTACTGGTAACAGTAATCGTTTTGTTGAAAGGCCCCGGACGATTAGCCGGATTGTAACTCACTTTGATAAAACCTTTTTCGCCGGGAGCGACAGGTTTTTTCGTCCACTCAGGAGTTGTACAGCCGCACGAAGCTTGCACATTATTCAAAATCAACGGCGTTGAACCGTCATTCACAAAAGCAAAGTTGTAGGATTGTGATCCTGCAGCCTCCTTAAAGTCACCAAAATCATGCTCGGTTGTTTCGAATACAATTTTAGCCTGAGATGACTGAGCTTTTAGTTCCCCAACAAATAGTGAAAGGGTTAAAACCAGAAGTAATAATCTCGCTTTCATAGGCAATTTTTCGTAAAATAGTTTTGGGTTAAAATCGTTAATACTTGCGTAAAACCAGTACTTTAAATACAAAGCTAAGAAAGCCTGAGAGCAAACGCTGTTAATTGCAATAAACTTTTGTTAATGAGTTGTTAACACCCCTGCAGTATATTGAAAATTAAGCTAGTTTCGCAATTCAACGGTTTAGAATTGAGGGTTTATGGGTCGGAATACATTGCGTGTTATAATCATTTTAGCCACATTTTCGGTGCTCGGAATCCTGGTTATCCAGTTTTTCTTCCTGAAGAATACGGTCGATTTAAATGAACGAAAGTTCCATGAATCGACAACCCAGGCATTAAAAAACGTAGCTCAAAGCCTTGTGGATTACAACTCAAAAACATTGGGCTACCAAAGCAATTACGACCCTTACAATTCTGTCGACCAGATTTCGAACAACTACTATGTTGTCAATGTCAACGACGTCATCAACCCAAGCCTGCTGGAGCATTTACTTTTGGTTGAGTTCAAGCGTTTCAACATCGAGCTCGACTTTGAATATGCTATTTACGATTGTGAAACCAACCAGATGGTCTACGGCATCTCATACGCTGCCAATAAGGATACCTTGATTCGCTCCACTTATATCCCGGCAAACGCCACCGGTCAGCCTATGACCGACGAGGAGATCTTTGAAAACCACTACGCCCTAAAACCGACTAAAATTACAAGGCCTTTGTTGCCCACCTGCGACAAATACACCTATTACTTTGGTGTCTATTTCCCGAACCGGAGCCAGTATTACAGCAGCCACGTTCAGGCCTGGTACATGGTTAACGGCTTCCTCATCATCGTCATCCTTTTCTTTGGATATACATTGTATGTCATCTTCAGGCAGCGGCAACTTAGCGAGATTCAAAAGAATTTCATCAATAACCTGACGCACGAATTCAAAACACCGATTGCAGCCATTCGTTTGTCGGCCAAAGTGCTCGAAGATCCCAAAATCATCGAACACCCGAGACGGCTGACGGAATATGCCCGTATTGTTGGGGAGCAAACGCAGCGTCTGACGTCACAAGTTGAAAAGGTGTTGCAAATGGCCAGTCTCGAGAAGAAGATAATTGAACTGGATAAGACGGAAATTCACCTAAATGAATTCGTTGAAAAAACAATTACCGATTTCAAAAGCAGCCAGGAAACAGCCGTTGATTTCATTCAATTTGAAAAACTTCCGGTGGATGTGAAAATCAAAGCCGATGCACTGCACTTTTCAAATATCATTTTTAATATTCTCGACAACGCCGTTAAATATTGCCACGAAACACCGGACATCAAGGTGAGCCTCACCAAAGTGAAGAATACCATCTATTTGAGGTTCGCGGATAACGGTATCGGCATTCCCAAAGAATACCGCAAAAAGATCTTTGGCCGGTTCTTCCGGATTCCAACCGGAGACATCCACGATGTGAAGGGTTTTGGACTTGGGCTGGATTACGTTCGCAAAATGACCGACTTCCACCGCTGGAAGATAGACGTCGAGGATAATTCACCAAAAGGTACTATTTTTACGATAATCATTCCGAAATAATATGAATTTCACGGGTAAGAAAATTTTGTTGGTCGAAGATGACAAGACACTGAATTTTATAGTTAGAGACAATCTGGAAGAAGCCGGATACACCGTTACGTCTGCCGAAGACGGAGAAGCGGCCCTTAAGAAATTCCAGGGTGAAGAATTCGATTTATGCTTGCTGGATGTAATGATGCCAAAACTGGATGGCTTCTCGCTGGCAAAGAAAATACGGGAAAGCAACGAGTCAATCCCTATTTTATTTCTGACAGCGAAAGCGCTGAATGAAGATAAAATCAACGGTTTCACCATTGGTGGCGACGATTACATTACGAAGCCATTCAGCATGGAAGAATTGCTGATGCGCATCCGGGTTTTCCTGAAACGCAGCATGCCTGCCAACGAAACCGAGAGCGAATTGACCAACTGCAAAGTCGGCCATTTTGATTTTTACTTCGACAATCTCACGCTTCAGAGCGGCGACGAAAAAAGAACACTCACTTATAAAGAAGCTGAACTACTTCGCTATTTCTGCGAAAATCCAAATACTGTTTTGAGTCGTTCTGACATCCTCAAAAATGTTTGGGGTTCCGACGACTACTATCTGGGACGAAGCCTGGACGTTTTCATTTCCCGACTTCGGAAATACCTGGGCAGCGATGATAATATCAAAATCATCAACCTGCACGGAATCGGCTTCCGCTTCAACGCGCCGATCGAACGCAAATAACCGAATGCTGCAATGACTGCCTCGCAAATAATTCTGCTTGTTTTGGTCGGACTCTCAGCCGGGCTTTTAGGCGGAACGTTGGGTGTTGGCGGAGGAATTGTTGTGATTCCGGCATTAGTGTTCCTATTTGGTTTCAATCAGCATGCAGCACAAGGAACAACCCTGGCATTCATGCTTCCGCCAGTTACGATTCTGGCTACCTGGAACTACTGGAAGAACGGGCATGTAGACTGGCGCTATTCGCTGATTTTATCGGTGACCTTCCTGATCGGAGCCTACCTGGGATCAATATTCGTTCAGTACATTCCCGATCGGATTTTGAAAAAAGTGTTTGGATTCCTACTGCTTTTTATGGCTGCAAAAATGATTTTCTCTAAATAAAAAACCCTGCCAAAAGCAGGGTTCTTCGTTTGAGAACAATTATAGTTACATAAATTCATCGCCAAATGAAACGCCCATCTTCCGGGCTTTTAAAACCAGCGGATGTTCTTTATCCACCAATCTCAGTTTATCGCTGATCTCTTCCAACGGAACAGTTATCAAGCCATTGTTTTTCATAGCTACCATGGTACCGAAATCGCCGGCTGCGATACACTCGGCTGCAAAAGCGCCATAGCGCGTCGCCAAAATTCGGTCCATCGGGGTTGGGCTACCGCCACGCTGGATGTACCCTAACACGGTTTCGCGGGTTTCAATTCCGGTGTAGGTTTGAATTGCTTCCGCCAAATGACGGGCAGCCGAACTCTCTTTCGGGTGAGCAATTCCCTCAGCCACAACTACAATAGAATATGCTTTTTTACTTTCGTAACGATCTTCAATTTTCTTACAAACCGAACGAATATTGTACTCCAGCTCCGGCAAAAGAATGATATCTCCACCACCGGCCATACCTGCATACAGTGCGATCCATCCGGCATGGTGCCCCATCACTTCAATAATCATCACCCGCTGGTGCGAGTTAGCTGTTGTGTGCAAGCGGTCGATCGCTTCGGTGGCAATATTCAGGGCCGAGTCGAAACCAAAAGTTACGTCAGTTCCCCAAACATCATTATCAATTGTTTTCGGAATACCAATTACATTCAAGCCTTCATTAGCCAGTTTGTTGGCCGTTTTCATCGTTCCGTTTCCGCCGATGCAAACCAAGGCATCCAATCCCAGCTCATGGTAATTTTGTTTGATCAATTCCGGTTTTTCGTTGTCGCCTTCTTTGACAAATTTATACGGCTTCTCACGAGACGTCCCCAAAATGGTTCCCCCCAAGGTCAATATGCCCGACAGGTTACTTTCCTTCAACTCCACATAGTCCTTTTCAATCAATCCTGAGTATCCGGCATTAAACCCGATGACTTCCATACCGTATTCTACGATCGCTGTTTTTCCTACCCCACGGATGGCTGCATTCAACCCGGGACAATCACCTCCCGCTGTTAAAATTCCAATTCGCTTTGGTTTTCTAGAGGTCATATTCTGAATTTTAGATTTTCGCTGATTTTCTAATTTCTTCCGAATTTAATAATTCTATTTGGCTTTTAAGTCGCATGGTTGTGATCAATTTTTACGGCAGTTATTTTTTCAGGTTCAATATTAACATCGATTCTGTTGAGGTAGGTGAACGAAATCATTCCAACTTATTGCACGCCAGAAAGCTTTTTGCTAATTTGATTCGCCAATAAACCTGTTTCGGGTTAAAGATTAAATTTCACAGCTAAATTTTGCAACATGAGAACTTTGGGACTAATTGGTGGAACCGGCTGGGTTTCGACCATCGAATATTACCGACTGATTAACAAGTTGACCAACGAAAGACTTGGAGGGTTGAACGCCGCCCGCCTGATTTTATATTCCGTCAATTACAACGATTTTGAAAAAATGAGCCAACGCAACGATACGCTTTCGATGATGGCCACGCTGAAGCACATCGCCCTCAAATTGCAAGCGGCCGAGGTCGACGGAATCGTAATTTGCGCAAACACCCTGCACCGGTATGCCGAAGATGTTCAACAGGCTCTGCGCATACCGCTTATTCACATCGGTGAAGCGACCGGGCTAGCTGTTAAAGAGCAGGGCATGAAAAAGGTCGGGCTTTTGGGAACTAAATACACTATGGAGCTAGACTTCTACTCTAACAAACTGGCAGAGCAAGGCATACAGACGCTGGTTCCGGAAACGGACGACCGGAACTTCATCCAACAATGCATCAACGATGAATTGTTAAAAAATTGTTTTTTGGAAGAAAGCAAGAATCGTTTTCTCTCGATAATTGACAATCTTGCAGACAAGGGCGCTGAAGGTATTATTTTGGGCTGCACCGAAATCCCGCTGCTCATAAAACCAGAAGACGTCCGGCTGCCACTTTTCAACACAACCGAGATACATGCCAGGGCAGCCGTTAATTTTGCTCTAGATTAAATTAAAATGACAACTACCCCACTACGCATAACTGCTGCAACCATGCAGCGGACCTTTTACGACATCCTTATTCGGGAAAACGTTTCGCCAGACATCGCCGAAAAATGTGCCGCAATATTTACTGAAAACAGTCTCGATGGAATTTACTCACACGGCGTCAACCGTTTTTCGAGATTTGTCGGGCACATCCGAAAAGGATTCGTAAAACCAGCTGAAAAGCCTTCACTGATCCATGCGTTTGGGAATATGGAACAATGGGACGGAAACCTTGGGCCCGGCCCGCTGAACGCTATGCAGGCAGCCGGGCGAAGCATGGAACTGGCGCAAAAATTCGGGATTGGCCTCGTGGGGCTGTCCAACACCAACCACTGGATGCGTGGCGGAACTTACGGGTTAAAATGTGCGCAAAAAGGATTTGCTTTCATCGGCTGGACAAACACCATTGCCAATTTGCCGCCGTGGGGTTCTGCGGAGAATAAATTGGGCAACAACCCGATCGTGTTCGCTGTTCCGTTTCGCGGCGATGCCATTTTGCTCGACATGGCCGTTTCGCAATACTCCTTCGGGAAACTCAAAGACTGTGAAAACTTCGGCAAAGAGCTTCCCCAAATCGGTGGCTACACGGCCGCCGGTGAACTCACCACTAATCCGGGCGAAATTCTGAACGGCGGCCGGGCACTACCAATCGGCTTTTGGAAAGGATCGGCACTTTCGTTGCTACTCGACATTCTCGTTTCCATCCTTTCGGCGGGGCTTTCTACTCACCAGGTTTCGGAAAAAGGGAAAGAAGAATACGCCGTTTCTCAGATTTTCATCACCATCGATTTAAGCAAGCTGAAAAACTTCCCGACCATCGAATCCACAATCGAGCAAATTATTCGCGATTACCAATCAGCCGAGCCGATCAACGCCGACCAACCTGTTCACTATCCGGGCGAGTATCGCATTGAAATCCGGGAGAAAAACCTCAAAAATGGAATCCTTGTTAGCCCCTTGGTTTGGGAAAAAATTTGTTCACTCTAAAACTATTCGCTGTACTGCTGAATAATCGCGCCCGTCACACGCAGCAAATTGGTGTGAATATCGATGAACTGGTAAATGGCTTCAAGCTCGCCAACCGCAACATTCAGATACAGGTTTTGCACATCGCGAAAGTTAAACGAGTTAATGCTCCCGTTTTCAAATTTTTCGCGGCTAATTTGCAGGTTCAGTTTTGCAGCTTCCATGTTTTCACGAGCCACGCCTAACAACTCCTTCCGCACCTGGTAAAAATCGAAAATATTACTCAGCTGATTCCTC is a genomic window of Mangrovibacterium diazotrophicum containing:
- the meaB gene encoding methylmalonyl Co-A mutase-associated GTPase MeaB, with amino-acid sequence MIGDHEHHHIENDEAYKGLNVNSGVEQPDSFDESSIQRFLKNKRKNQLSVEEYVAGILEGNRTILSKAVTLVESSKPEHQKIAQQIILKCLPYSGKSIRIGITGVPGVGKSTFIESTGKYITSLGHKLAVLAIDPSSERSKGSILGDKTRMEELSIDPNAYIRPSPSAGSLGGVARKTRETIILCEAAGFDVIFIETVGVGQSETVVHSMVDFFLLLMLSGAGDELQGIKRGIMEMADAITINKADGDNVDRAEMARVQYMSALQLFPPTDSGWKPKVLTCSAYKKIGIDKIWKTINDYLSHVNQNGYFQFKRSEQSKFWMYETINDQLKSNFYQNPKIKEILGNFEGQVLNEELSSFVAAKELLETYYQSQKVKE
- a CDS encoding DUF1573 domain-containing protein, coding for MKARLLLLVLTLSLFVGELKAQSSQAKIVFETTEHDFGDFKEAAGSQSYNFAFVNDGSTPLILNNVQASCGCTTPEWTKKPVAPGEKGFIKVSYNPANRPGPFNKTITVTSNGEVPRTILRIKGNVEQREKTVAELYPREIGPVRAMSNHIAFVNIKENEVKTESLEIINDSDAAVTLDFKTPPENITVKVEPSTLKPHEKGNIIVSYDASKVHTYGFVMNRIYLNVDGKADYRNSIGVSATIEEDFSALSPAELASAPVASFSEDSHDFGEIKEGDKVECVFTLKNTGQRDLIIRNVKTSCGCTAVTPEKKVIGANESVPLKVEFNSKGKRGRQNKAITVITNDPKNPTTILRISTNVQAAG
- a CDS encoding sensor histidine kinase — its product is MGRNTLRVIIILATFSVLGILVIQFFFLKNTVDLNERKFHESTTQALKNVAQSLVDYNSKTLGYQSNYDPYNSVDQISNNYYVVNVNDVINPSLLEHLLLVEFKRFNIELDFEYAIYDCETNQMVYGISYAANKDTLIRSTYIPANATGQPMTDEEIFENHYALKPTKITRPLLPTCDKYTYYFGVYFPNRSQYYSSHVQAWYMVNGFLIIVILFFGYTLYVIFRQRQLSEIQKNFINNLTHEFKTPIAAIRLSAKVLEDPKIIEHPRRLTEYARIVGEQTQRLTSQVEKVLQMASLEKKIIELDKTEIHLNEFVEKTITDFKSSQETAVDFIQFEKLPVDVKIKADALHFSNIIFNILDNAVKYCHETPDIKVSLTKVKNTIYLRFADNGIGIPKEYRKKIFGRFFRIPTGDIHDVKGFGLGLDYVRKMTDFHRWKIDVEDNSPKGTIFTIIIPK
- a CDS encoding response regulator transcription factor; this translates as MNFTGKKILLVEDDKTLNFIVRDNLEEAGYTVTSAEDGEAALKKFQGEEFDLCLLDVMMPKLDGFSLAKKIRESNESIPILFLTAKALNEDKINGFTIGGDDYITKPFSMEELLMRIRVFLKRSMPANETESELTNCKVGHFDFYFDNLTLQSGDEKRTLTYKEAELLRYFCENPNTVLSRSDILKNVWGSDDYYLGRSLDVFISRLRKYLGSDDNIKIINLHGIGFRFNAPIERK
- a CDS encoding sulfite exporter TauE/SafE family protein produces the protein MTASQIILLVLVGLSAGLLGGTLGVGGGIVVIPALVFLFGFNQHAAQGTTLAFMLPPVTILATWNYWKNGHVDWRYSLILSVTFLIGAYLGSIFVQYIPDRILKKVFGFLLLFMAAKMIFSK
- a CDS encoding ATP-dependent 6-phosphofructokinase produces the protein MTSRKPKRIGILTAGGDCPGLNAAIRGVGKTAIVEYGMEVIGFNAGYSGLIEKDYVELKESNLSGILTLGGTILGTSREKPYKFVKEGDNEKPELIKQNYHELGLDALVCIGGNGTMKTANKLANEGLNVIGIPKTIDNDVWGTDVTFGFDSALNIATEAIDRLHTTANSHQRVMIIEVMGHHAGWIALYAGMAGGGDIILLPELEYNIRSVCKKIEDRYESKKAYSIVVVAEGIAHPKESSAARHLAEAIQTYTGIETRETVLGYIQRGGSPTPMDRILATRYGAFAAECIAAGDFGTMVAMKNNGLITVPLEEISDKLRLVDKEHPLVLKARKMGVSFGDEFM
- a CDS encoding aspartate/glutamate racemase family protein; this encodes MRTLGLIGGTGWVSTIEYYRLINKLTNERLGGLNAARLILYSVNYNDFEKMSQRNDTLSMMATLKHIALKLQAAEVDGIVICANTLHRYAEDVQQALRIPLIHIGEATGLAVKEQGMKKVGLLGTKYTMELDFYSNKLAEQGIQTLVPETDDRNFIQQCINDELLKNCFLEESKNRFLSIIDNLADKGAEGIILGCTEIPLLIKPEDVRLPLFNTTEIHARAAVNFALD
- the yiaK gene encoding 3-dehydro-L-gulonate 2-dehydrogenase: MTTTPLRITAATMQRTFYDILIRENVSPDIAEKCAAIFTENSLDGIYSHGVNRFSRFVGHIRKGFVKPAEKPSLIHAFGNMEQWDGNLGPGPLNAMQAAGRSMELAQKFGIGLVGLSNTNHWMRGGTYGLKCAQKGFAFIGWTNTIANLPPWGSAENKLGNNPIVFAVPFRGDAILLDMAVSQYSFGKLKDCENFGKELPQIGGYTAAGELTTNPGEILNGGRALPIGFWKGSALSLLLDILVSILSAGLSTHQVSEKGKEEYAVSQIFITIDLSKLKNFPTIESTIEQIIRDYQSAEPINADQPVHYPGEYRIEIREKNLKNGILVSPLVWEKICSL